Proteins from one Pseudomonadota bacterium genomic window:
- the gcvT gene encoding glycine cleavage system aminomethyltransferase GcvT, translating to MKRTPLYDEHVRLGGKLVEFAGWEMPVQYSGVVTEHVNVRERVGLFDVSHMGEIWVSGPEAESALEYMTCNKVSALYDGKAHYNAILNPAGGVIDDIIIYRFSATLFLLCVNASNAERDYAWLTENNPTAALITNASAEYGQIAVQGPHAMDLLAPLVRDYDLLSLKSFHFVESELLGSKVIIARTGYTGEDGVEIFVKAESIPDLWRLLLEHGASYGVLPCGLGARDSLRLEAALPLHGHELSEDTPALESGLGWIVKFDKGDFIGRDALLKLKEQGLQRKLVGFYLDKPGIVRQGDLVQQAGAQVGVVTSGTKTPTVNKALGMAFVNVNLSAPNTELSFVVRGREIAGHVVPLPFYNRTRLIA from the coding sequence ATGAAGCGAACCCCACTCTACGATGAACATGTGCGGCTAGGTGGTAAACTAGTGGAGTTCGCCGGCTGGGAGATGCCGGTGCAGTACTCAGGCGTTGTGACCGAGCACGTTAATGTGCGCGAGCGGGTCGGGCTCTTTGACGTTAGCCATATGGGAGAGATCTGGGTTAGTGGCCCCGAGGCTGAGAGCGCCCTTGAGTACATGACCTGCAACAAGGTTTCGGCGCTCTATGACGGCAAGGCGCACTATAACGCTATCCTTAATCCAGCCGGTGGAGTGATAGACGATATTATCATCTACCGCTTTAGCGCGACACTTTTTCTGCTGTGCGTGAACGCTTCAAACGCAGAGCGTGACTATGCCTGGCTCACTGAAAACAACCCAACAGCGGCCCTTATTACGAACGCCAGCGCAGAGTACGGCCAGATCGCCGTGCAGGGCCCACATGCAATGGATCTCCTAGCACCACTCGTAAGAGACTATGACCTCTTAAGCCTAAAGAGCTTTCACTTCGTAGAGTCTGAGCTGCTAGGTAGTAAGGTGATAATTGCAAGAACCGGATATACCGGAGAGGATGGCGTTGAGATCTTCGTTAAAGCTGAGAGTATCCCTGATCTGTGGAGACTTCTGCTTGAGCACGGCGCAAGCTACGGAGTGCTGCCGTGTGGGCTTGGGGCGCGAGATTCGCTTAGGCTTGAAGCGGCGCTGCCACTGCATGGACATGAACTAAGTGAAGACACTCCGGCCCTTGAGAGTGGGCTCGGTTGGATAGTTAAATTTGATAAGGGCGATTTTATCGGACGGGACGCTTTGCTTAAGCTGAAAGAGCAGGGGTTGCAACGTAAGCTCGTTGGGTTTTATCTAGACAAGCCCGGTATAGTTCGTCAGGGAGATCTCGTGCAGCAGGCCGGGGCTCAGGTAGGGGTTGTAACCAGCGGCACAAAGACCCCCACCGTTAATAAGGCTCTCGGCATGGCGTTTGTTAACGTTAATCTGAGTGCACCAAATACTGAGTTGTCGTTCGTTGTGCGTGGCCGCGAGATAGCGGGACACGTTGTGCCGCTACCGTTTTATAACCGTACCAGACTAATAGCATAG
- the gcvH gene encoding glycine cleavage system protein GcvH: MKFPEECRYTKDHEWVRMEDGLAVVGITEFAQAELGELVFVELPTAGKHVAQKATMCVVESTKAASDVYSPLTGTVVGINEALSTDPGLINSSPYTEGWLVKLSGVSELELNALMSAEQYQKHVER, from the coding sequence ATGAAATTTCCAGAAGAGTGTCGCTACACCAAGGATCATGAGTGGGTGCGTATGGAGGACGGTCTCGCCGTTGTTGGTATTACTGAGTTCGCTCAGGCCGAGTTAGGAGAGCTCGTATTTGTAGAGCTTCCAACAGCCGGCAAGCACGTAGCACAGAAGGCTACGATGTGTGTGGTTGAATCAACCAAAGCAGCCTCGGATGTGTATTCACCGCTGACCGGAACGGTAGTGGGGATAAATGAGGCCCTCAGTACAGACCCTGGGCTGATTAATAGCAGCCCTTATACGGAGGGCTGGCTTGTTAAGCTCTCTGGGGTGTCAGAGCTTGAGCTAAACGCACTTATGTCGGCAGAGCAGTATCAGAAGCATGTTGAGCGCTAA